One genomic window of Coregonus clupeaformis isolate EN_2021a unplaced genomic scaffold, ASM2061545v1 scaf3798, whole genome shotgun sequence includes the following:
- the LOC123490389 gene encoding G protein-activated inward rectifier potassium channel 1-like, with protein sequence SRQTPEGEFLPLDQCELDVGFGTGADQLFLVSPLTICHEINSKSPFFDLSQRSLMNEEFEIVVILEGIVETTGMTCQARTSYTEDEVLWGHRFLPVMSLEEGFFRVDYSQFHNTFEVNTPPYSIKEHEEKNSLTSPNPPPGVPTSPPLGNGGQGRGRRERMLSVDFADHGEATQEQAMGRLPSKLQRMSSYKEDLTHSERRLPPALSPMLAPNPTIVQIPLPEGGGRQEDNLPAKLRRMNTDR encoded by the exons TCTCGTCAGACTCCAGAGGGGGAGTTTCTACCTCTGGACCAGTGTGAGCTAGACGTAGGATTCGGGACGGGGGCAGACCAGCTCTTCCTGGTGTCCCCTCTGACTATCTGCCACGAGATCAATTCCAAGAGCCCCTTCTTCGACCTGTCCCAGCGCTCGCTCATGAACGAGGAGTTTGAGATCGTGGTCATCCTGGAGGGCATTGTGGAAACCACTG GTATGACGTGTCAGGCACGGACCTCCTACACGGAGGACGAGGTGTTGTGGGGCCACCGCTTCCTGCCCGTCATGTCCCTGGAGGAGGGCTTCTTCCGGGTCGACTACTCCCAATTCCACAACACCTTCGAGGTCAACACTCCCCCTTACAGCATCAAGGAGCACGAGGAGAAGAACTCCCTGACTTCCCCCAACCCTCCACCAGGCGtccccacctcccctcccctggGGAATGGGGGCCAGGGCCGGGGCCGCAGGGAGAGGATGCTGTCAGTGGACTTTGCCGACCATGGAGAGGCTACCCAGGAACAAGCGATGGGGAGGCTGCCCAGCAAGTTACAGCGTATGAGCTCTTACAAGGAGGACCTGACTCATTCAGAGCGGAGACTTCCCCCTGCCCTGAGCCCCATGCTGGCCCCAAACCCAACCATTGTCCAGATCCCTTTGCCTGAGGGTGGGGGGCGGCAGGAGGATAACCTGCCTGCCAAACTGCGCCGAATGAACACTGACCGTTGA